In one Thermaerobacter sp. PB12/4term genomic region, the following are encoded:
- a CDS encoding cation-translocating P-type ATPase — protein MAWHALPPHECLALLGTGPEEGLPAAEAARRLRRYGPNRLREARRDPLWRKLAVQFQDALVLVLVGAAALSAALGEQADAITILVIVIINALLGFLHEHKAEQALEALKALAAPQARVIRDGHRQVVAAADLVPGDLILLEAGDRVPADARLLESHSLGVEEAALTGESRPVGKSAAATCAPEAPLAERPTMVYQGTTVVRGRARAVVVATGMATEMGRIAGLLEAAEAEPTPLQQRLAHLGRVLVSAALAVCAVVVVLGVVQGERLASMFLAGVSLAVAAVPEGLPAVVTIVLALGVQRMVQANAIIRRLPAVETLGCATVICSDKTGTLTENRMTARRAITASGRFARTAEGEPWRPEAGGEEGEAGGPGRPVAGARTPAPAVGAGAGAGRAGGPGGGPAAELQLLLEAVALCNNAVPVRAGDDPTGDPTEVGLVKAAWAGGIDARRLQRERPRLAEHPFSSERRRMAVVCRDAQGRAVSYVKGAPEVVLERCRFLWREGRAVPLGEGDRHRMAAAAAAMAEQALRVLAVAVRVLGPGDDPEDEAVAEGDLVLAGLIGLMDPPRPEVPAAIARCRQAGIRPVMVTGDHARTAAAIGRELGLLAGGDPVLEGRDLDELDDEQLARRVGQVAVFARVAPEHKLRIVRALKRQGEVVGMTGDGVNDAPALKEAHIGIAMGRTGTDVTREAADMILTDDNFASIVGAVEQGRAIYDNIRKFIRYLLACNTGEILVMFLALLAGLPLPLRPIHILLVNLVTDGLPAVALGLEPAEPDVMNRPPRHPRESLFAGGLGRRVLIRGAVIGVTTLALFVLGSAGGDLERGRTMALAGLVLSQMIHVFDCRSERRSAFDVPLSANPALVAAVASSVAVLLAVVYWEPLARHFYTVPLRPGDWVMVLGGVLLPWVALLVRRSLVGSRPQAAVGSSRA, from the coding sequence GTGGCGTGGCATGCCCTTCCGCCCCACGAGTGCCTGGCGCTGCTCGGCACCGGGCCCGAGGAGGGCCTCCCGGCCGCCGAGGCGGCCCGGCGCCTGCGGCGCTACGGGCCCAACCGGTTGCGGGAGGCCCGCCGGGATCCGCTCTGGCGGAAGCTGGCCGTCCAGTTCCAGGACGCGCTGGTCCTCGTCCTGGTGGGAGCGGCGGCTCTGTCGGCAGCGCTGGGCGAGCAGGCCGACGCCATCACCATCCTGGTCATCGTCATCATCAACGCGTTGCTGGGCTTCCTGCACGAGCACAAGGCGGAGCAGGCCCTGGAGGCGCTGAAGGCGCTGGCGGCCCCTCAGGCCCGGGTGATCCGCGACGGCCACCGCCAGGTGGTGGCGGCGGCCGACCTGGTGCCCGGCGACCTTATTCTGCTGGAGGCGGGCGACCGCGTCCCTGCCGATGCGCGGCTCCTGGAGTCCCACAGCCTGGGCGTGGAAGAGGCGGCCCTGACGGGGGAGTCCCGGCCGGTCGGCAAGTCGGCCGCCGCCACCTGCGCGCCGGAGGCTCCCCTGGCCGAGCGGCCCACCATGGTCTACCAGGGGACCACGGTGGTCCGCGGCCGGGCCCGGGCGGTGGTGGTGGCCACGGGCATGGCGACGGAGATGGGCCGGATCGCCGGGCTTCTGGAGGCGGCGGAAGCCGAGCCCACGCCCCTGCAGCAGCGGCTGGCCCACCTGGGCCGGGTTCTGGTCAGTGCGGCCCTGGCGGTGTGCGCCGTGGTGGTGGTCCTGGGGGTGGTCCAGGGCGAGCGCCTGGCGTCCATGTTCCTGGCCGGCGTCAGCCTGGCGGTGGCGGCGGTGCCGGAGGGCCTTCCGGCCGTGGTCACCATCGTCCTGGCCCTGGGCGTCCAGCGGATGGTGCAGGCCAATGCCATCATCCGCCGGTTGCCGGCGGTGGAGACCCTGGGGTGTGCCACGGTGATCTGCTCCGACAAGACGGGGACCCTGACGGAAAACCGCATGACGGCCCGCCGAGCGATCACCGCCAGCGGCCGGTTCGCCCGCACCGCCGAAGGGGAACCCTGGAGGCCCGAGGCCGGCGGGGAAGAGGGGGAGGCCGGGGGGCCGGGGCGGCCGGTTGCCGGTGCCCGGACGCCGGCCCCGGCAGTGGGGGCCGGAGCCGGGGCCGGGCGGGCCGGTGGGCCGGGGGGCGGCCCGGCCGCGGAACTGCAGTTGCTTCTGGAAGCGGTGGCTTTGTGCAACAACGCGGTGCCCGTCAGGGCCGGGGACGACCCCACGGGGGATCCCACGGAGGTTGGCCTGGTCAAGGCCGCCTGGGCCGGGGGCATCGACGCCCGGCGGCTGCAACGGGAGCGTCCCCGGCTGGCCGAGCACCCCTTCTCCTCGGAACGGCGCCGCATGGCCGTCGTCTGCCGTGACGCCCAGGGCCGGGCCGTGAGCTACGTCAAGGGCGCGCCCGAGGTGGTGCTGGAGCGGTGCCGGTTCCTCTGGCGGGAGGGGCGGGCCGTCCCCCTGGGCGAAGGGGACCGGCACCGGATGGCCGCCGCGGCGGCGGCCATGGCCGAACAGGCCCTGCGGGTCCTGGCGGTGGCCGTCCGGGTGCTGGGGCCCGGGGACGACCCTGAGGACGAGGCGGTGGCGGAAGGGGACCTGGTGCTGGCCGGCCTGATCGGTCTGATGGACCCGCCCCGCCCCGAGGTGCCCGCGGCCATCGCTCGCTGCCGGCAGGCGGGCATCCGGCCGGTGATGGTCACCGGCGACCACGCCCGCACGGCGGCGGCCATCGGCCGGGAGCTGGGCCTCCTGGCCGGCGGCGACCCGGTGCTGGAGGGGCGGGACCTGGACGAGCTGGACGACGAGCAGCTGGCCCGCAGGGTGGGCCAGGTGGCCGTCTTCGCCCGGGTGGCGCCGGAACACAAGCTGCGGATCGTCCGCGCCCTCAAGCGCCAGGGCGAGGTGGTGGGAATGACGGGGGACGGGGTGAACGACGCCCCCGCCCTCAAGGAGGCCCACATCGGCATCGCCATGGGCCGCACGGGCACCGATGTGACCCGGGAGGCGGCGGACATGATCCTGACCGACGACAACTTCGCCTCCATCGTCGGCGCCGTGGAGCAGGGCCGGGCCATCTACGACAACATCCGCAAGTTCATCCGCTACCTCCTGGCGTGCAACACCGGGGAGATCCTGGTGATGTTCCTCGCCCTGCTGGCGGGCTTGCCTTTGCCGCTGCGCCCGATCCACATCCTGCTGGTCAACCTGGTCACCGACGGCCTGCCGGCCGTGGCCCTGGGCCTGGAACCGGCGGAACCCGACGTGATGAACCGGCCCCCGCGGCACCCCCGGGAAAGCCTCTTCGCGGGCGGCCTGGGGCGGCGGGTGCTGATCCGGGGGGCCGTCATCGGCGTCACCACCCTGGCCCTGTTCGTCCTGGGGTCGGCGGGCGGCGACCTGGAGCGGGGCCGGACCATGGCCCTGGCGGGGCTGGTCCTGAGCCAGATGATCCACGTCTTCGATTGCCGGTCCGAACGGCGATCCGCCTTCGACGTGCCCCTCTCCGCCAACCCCGCCCTGGTGGCGGCTGTGGCCTCGTCGGTGGCCGTGCTGCTGGCGGTGGTCTACTGGGAGCCCCTGGCCCGACATTTCTATACGGTGCCCCTGCGCCCGGGGGACTGGGTCATGGTGCTGGGCGGGGTCTTGCTGCCCTGGGTGGCGCTGCTGGTGCGCCGGTCGCTGGTGGGAAGCCGGCCCCAGGCCGCCGTGGGGTCGAGCCGAGCCTAG
- the dapF gene encoding diaminopimelate epimerase, whose protein sequence is MRLTKMHGLGNNYLFLDGLAEPVPPDDDLPALARAVSDRNFGIGSDGLILVLPPRDPGARFRMRIFNADGSEGEMCGNGIRCLARLVYDRGYTRETEFVVETGAGPIRPRLHLDGNRVTGVTVDMGVPRLERGMIPMAGPAGEQAVEVPLEVEAGGERSVFTVTALSMGNPHCVVFVDDPDAVDLERLGPAFEHHPAFPQRVNTHFTRVLNPERVRVRVWERGSGPTLACGTGACAVAVAGVLTGRTGRRVTVELPGGPLQIEWAGDGHVYMTGPAAYIGDVVYDPH, encoded by the coding sequence ATCCGGCTGACCAAGATGCACGGCCTGGGCAACAACTACCTGTTCCTGGACGGGCTGGCCGAGCCCGTTCCTCCCGACGACGACCTGCCGGCTCTGGCCCGGGCGGTCAGCGACCGCAACTTCGGCATCGGCAGCGACGGGCTCATCCTGGTGCTGCCGCCCCGGGATCCCGGGGCCCGGTTCCGGATGCGCATCTTCAACGCCGACGGTTCGGAGGGCGAGATGTGCGGCAACGGCATCCGGTGCCTGGCCCGGCTGGTCTACGACCGGGGCTACACCCGGGAGACGGAGTTCGTCGTCGAGACGGGGGCGGGGCCCATCCGGCCCCGGCTGCACCTGGACGGAAACCGGGTCACGGGCGTCACCGTGGACATGGGCGTGCCCCGGCTGGAGCGGGGGATGATCCCCATGGCGGGACCGGCCGGGGAGCAGGCCGTAGAGGTGCCCCTGGAGGTGGAAGCCGGCGGGGAGCGGAGCGTGTTTACCGTCACCGCCCTCTCCATGGGCAATCCCCATTGCGTGGTCTTCGTCGACGACCCGGACGCCGTCGATCTGGAGCGCCTGGGGCCCGCCTTCGAGCACCATCCCGCCTTCCCCCAGCGGGTCAACACCCACTTCACCCGGGTCCTGAACCCCGAGCGGGTACGGGTCCGGGTGTGGGAGCGGGGTTCCGGTCCCACCCTGGCCTGTGGAACGGGCGCCTGTGCCGTCGCGGTGGCAGGCGTTCTGACCGGCCGCACCGGCCGCCGGGTCACGGTGGAACTGCCCGGCGGGCCCCTGCAGATCGAGTGGGCCGGGGACGGCCACGTCTACATGACGGGACCCGCCGCTTATATCGGGGACGTGGTCTACGATCCCCACTGA
- a CDS encoding LL-diaminopimelate aminotransferase, translated as MVQPARRLERIPPYLFAELDRLQAEAAARGVDVISLGIGDPDQPTPPHIVEALQKAAADPANHPYPSYAGSRRFRQAVARWFEGRFGVRLDPEGEVLALIGSKEGLAHVIWAYVDPGDMVLVPDPGYPVYKAHTLLAGGEPYVLPLREERGWLPDLEQVPADVARRAKLLFLNYPNNPTGAVATLEFYRQVVEFARTYDLLVIQDAAYTEVGEPGYRAPSILQAEGARDVALEFHSLSKPFNMTGWRIGFAVGQAGLLRPLATLKTNTDSGQFTAIQEAAVVALEQTPPAWFQRLAQLYEARKELVLTTLQEVGIAATRPRATFYVWARVPERFSSDGDFAAFLLREAGVVVSPGSAYGDHGAGYFRISLTVPDDRLAEAMDRLRRVLA; from the coding sequence ATGGTGCAGCCGGCACGGCGGCTGGAGCGCATCCCACCCTACCTGTTCGCCGAGCTGGACCGCCTGCAGGCGGAAGCAGCGGCTCGCGGTGTGGACGTGATCAGCCTGGGCATCGGGGATCCCGATCAGCCCACGCCGCCCCACATCGTGGAAGCCTTGCAGAAGGCCGCGGCCGATCCCGCCAACCACCCCTACCCCAGCTACGCGGGCTCCCGGCGCTTTCGCCAGGCGGTGGCCCGCTGGTTCGAAGGCCGCTTCGGGGTTCGCCTGGACCCCGAGGGCGAGGTGCTGGCCCTGATCGGATCCAAAGAAGGGCTGGCCCACGTGATCTGGGCCTACGTGGACCCGGGCGACATGGTGCTGGTGCCCGATCCAGGGTACCCCGTGTACAAGGCCCACACCCTGCTGGCGGGCGGCGAGCCTTACGTCCTGCCCTTGCGGGAGGAACGGGGCTGGCTGCCCGACCTGGAACAGGTTCCTGCGGACGTGGCGCGGCGGGCCAAGCTGCTCTTCCTCAACTACCCCAACAACCCCACCGGCGCGGTGGCCACGCTGGAGTTCTACCGCCAGGTGGTGGAATTCGCCCGCACCTACGACCTGCTGGTGATCCAGGATGCGGCCTACACGGAGGTCGGGGAGCCGGGTTACCGGGCTCCCAGCATCCTGCAGGCCGAAGGGGCGCGGGACGTGGCCCTGGAGTTCCACAGCCTGTCGAAGCCCTTCAACATGACGGGCTGGCGCATCGGCTTTGCCGTGGGCCAGGCCGGCCTGCTGCGGCCCCTGGCCACGCTGAAGACCAATACCGACTCCGGCCAGTTCACCGCCATCCAGGAGGCAGCCGTGGTCGCCCTGGAACAGACCCCGCCCGCCTGGTTCCAGCGCCTGGCGCAGCTGTATGAGGCCCGCAAGGAGCTGGTGCTCACGACCCTGCAGGAGGTGGGCATTGCCGCCACGCGCCCCCGGGCCACCTTCTATGTCTGGGCGAGGGTGCCCGAGCGGTTCTCCAGCGACGGCGACTTCGCCGCCTTTCTGTTGCGGGAGGCGGGCGTGGTGGTCTCTCCGGGTTCGGCCTACGGCGACCACGGGGCGGGGTACTTCCGCATCTCCCTCACGGTGCCGGACGACCGCCTGGCCGAGGCCATGGACCGCTTGCGGCGGGTGCTGGCTTGA